In one Streptomyces sp. T12 genomic region, the following are encoded:
- a CDS encoding alpha-2,8-polysialyltransferase family protein, whose protein sequence is MIQLFFSATQYAAATVTAAIRAGQFGPREGVRRILVVSNTAAIPEVGTPLDRMAGFEKLRPEFDEVRSWNEFISPHHPAGWSPRGQDTLLWEKAVRLAWNLGDEPVEIACESIQANPSRAVADIFADSPIHVYADGLMSYGPTRNRIPHGMSSRIKRVLHLDLVPGLRPMLLAEYGVEPEAVPNEAIVDVLAQIGESGAGILAERLPADNPPTAVLLGQYLSAIDLITQDEEEQLHIRFLRAAARAGHQDVLFKPHPSAPAVFNESLEAVADELGVRLTVLNEPVLAETVFAFLKPKLVIGCFSTALMTAAAFYGIPVARVGTDLLLERITPYENSNRIPLTIIDAALPDAEHAELGSQLELTGMAEGLAPLVRSVGYCMQSRKHHGSRDEVAAWLTANLDRYQRYFKRRRLTSLRLPGGSPVRAEALRRHPAVRKAVRQLRQTTRK, encoded by the coding sequence ATGATCCAGCTCTTCTTCTCGGCCACGCAGTACGCGGCCGCGACCGTCACCGCCGCCATACGGGCCGGCCAGTTCGGCCCGCGCGAGGGTGTGCGCCGCATCCTCGTCGTCAGCAACACCGCCGCGATCCCCGAGGTCGGCACCCCGCTGGACCGGATGGCCGGCTTCGAGAAGCTGCGCCCCGAGTTCGACGAGGTGCGCTCCTGGAACGAGTTCATCTCCCCGCACCACCCGGCCGGCTGGTCGCCGCGCGGCCAGGACACCCTGCTGTGGGAGAAGGCCGTACGCCTCGCCTGGAACCTCGGCGACGAGCCCGTCGAGATCGCCTGCGAGTCCATCCAGGCCAACCCCTCCCGCGCGGTCGCGGACATCTTCGCGGACAGTCCGATCCATGTGTACGCGGACGGCCTCATGAGCTACGGCCCCACCCGCAACCGCATCCCGCACGGCATGAGCAGCCGCATCAAGCGCGTCCTCCACCTCGACCTGGTGCCGGGCCTGCGGCCCATGCTCCTGGCCGAGTACGGCGTCGAGCCCGAGGCCGTGCCCAACGAGGCGATCGTCGACGTTCTCGCCCAGATCGGCGAGTCCGGCGCCGGCATCCTCGCCGAGCGCCTCCCGGCCGACAACCCGCCCACCGCCGTCCTCCTCGGCCAGTACCTCTCGGCCATCGACCTGATCACCCAGGACGAGGAGGAGCAGCTGCACATCCGCTTCCTGCGCGCCGCCGCCCGGGCCGGTCACCAGGACGTGCTGTTCAAGCCGCACCCGAGCGCACCCGCCGTCTTCAACGAGTCGCTGGAGGCGGTCGCCGACGAGCTCGGCGTCAGGCTCACGGTCCTGAACGAGCCCGTCCTCGCCGAGACCGTCTTCGCCTTCCTGAAGCCGAAGCTCGTCATCGGCTGCTTCTCGACCGCGCTGATGACCGCCGCCGCCTTCTACGGCATCCCGGTCGCCCGCGTCGGCACGGACCTGCTCCTCGAACGCATCACGCCGTACGAGAACAGCAACCGCATCCCGCTGACCATCATCGACGCGGCCCTGCCCGACGCGGAGCACGCCGAGCTCGGCTCGCAGCTCGAACTCACCGGGATGGCCGAGGGGTTGGCGCCGCTGGTGCGCAGCGTCGGCTACTGCATGCAGTCCCGCAAGCACCACGGCTCGCGCGACGAGGTGGCCGCCTGGCTCACCGCCAACCTGGACCGCTACCAGCGCTACTTCAAGCGCCGCCGCCTCACCAGCCTGCGCCTCCCCGGCGGCAGCCCGGTACGGGCGGAGGCGCTGCGCCGGCATCCGGCGGTGCGCAAGGCCGTGCGGCAGCTGCGGCAGACGACGCGTAAGTAA
- a CDS encoding glycosyltransferase family 2 protein: protein MVKLSVIVPFYNVQQYAPDTLKSLRANTREDFEFILVDDCSTDGTPDLLARAERELPGAVVVRHEQNGGLATARNTGIDKARGEYLTFLDGDDWLAPGYFPQLLSAIEELGCDFVRTDHVQCTGRARSVHRVPHGRRWTVMNPREAILPTDRSTSVDYAYAWAGVYHRRLVDRGVLHFTHGLRTAEDRPWIWKLHREAESFAAVGLLGVYYRRGVASSLTQIGDVRQLDFIRAFDQVIEETAADPEADKLLPKAVRTYCAIMAHHLGHIERFEPAVARKLRSMSAAALKRMPQDVLAEVMDSMDAQRAARLRRVRRRSMGARTVAA, encoded by the coding sequence GTGGTCAAGCTCTCGGTCATCGTGCCGTTCTACAACGTGCAGCAATACGCGCCAGACACCCTGAAGAGCCTGCGTGCGAACACACGCGAGGACTTCGAGTTCATCCTCGTCGACGACTGTTCGACCGACGGGACACCGGACCTCCTCGCGCGCGCGGAGCGTGAGCTGCCGGGAGCGGTGGTCGTCAGACACGAGCAGAACGGAGGACTGGCCACCGCGCGGAACACAGGCATCGACAAGGCGCGCGGCGAGTACCTGACGTTCCTGGACGGCGACGACTGGCTGGCGCCCGGCTATTTCCCCCAACTCCTGTCAGCCATCGAGGAGTTGGGCTGCGACTTCGTGCGCACCGACCATGTGCAGTGCACCGGGCGGGCGCGCAGCGTCCACCGGGTGCCGCACGGCCGGCGCTGGACGGTGATGAACCCGCGGGAGGCGATCCTGCCCACCGACCGGTCGACGTCCGTGGACTACGCGTACGCATGGGCGGGCGTCTACCACCGCCGCCTCGTCGACCGCGGGGTGCTGCACTTCACCCACGGGCTGCGCACGGCCGAGGACCGGCCGTGGATCTGGAAACTGCACCGGGAGGCGGAATCGTTCGCCGCGGTGGGGCTGCTCGGCGTCTACTACCGGCGCGGCGTGGCGTCCTCACTCACTCAGATCGGTGACGTCCGGCAGCTGGATTTCATTCGTGCGTTCGATCAGGTAATCGAGGAAACAGCGGCTGACCCCGAGGCCGATAAGCTGCTTCCGAAAGCCGTGCGCACTTATTGCGCGATCATGGCTCATCATCTCGGCCACATCGAGAGGTTCGAACCCGCCGTGGCTCGAAAACTGCGCTCGATGAGCGCCGCCGCCCTGAAAAGAATGCCGCAGGACGTGCTCGCGGAGGTAATGGACTCGATGGACGCGCAGCGCGCCGCCCGGCTGCGGCGGGTGCGCCGCCGGTCGATGGGGGCACGGACGGTGGCCGCCTGA
- a CDS encoding TetR/AcrR family transcriptional regulator C-terminal domain-containing protein, whose translation MTTERRAPLDRTRVADTALKLLNEVGLDGLTLRAIAKELDVKAPALYWHFKDKQALLDEMATEMYRRMVAGTPLDPADTWRERLLKSNRGLRAALLGYRDGAKVFSGSRFTGIEHAEQMEDNLRLFTTAGFTLAQAVRATSATYFYTLGFVTEEQGVEPMAGERREGYDVAERARLMADFPLSAQAGAEIFTDYEAHFEEGLAVVIAGIGARYGIR comes from the coding sequence GTGACTACGGAACGCCGAGCCCCCCTCGACCGCACACGCGTCGCGGACACCGCCCTCAAGCTCCTGAACGAGGTCGGTCTGGACGGCCTGACCCTGCGTGCCATCGCCAAGGAGCTGGACGTGAAGGCACCGGCTCTGTACTGGCACTTCAAGGACAAACAGGCGCTGCTCGACGAGATGGCGACCGAGATGTACCGGCGGATGGTCGCCGGGACGCCCCTCGACCCCGCCGACACCTGGCGGGAACGGCTGCTGAAGTCCAACCGCGGACTGCGCGCGGCGCTGCTCGGCTACCGCGACGGCGCGAAGGTCTTCAGTGGCTCACGCTTCACCGGCATCGAGCACGCCGAACAGATGGAGGACAACCTGCGCCTGTTCACGACCGCTGGCTTCACCCTCGCCCAGGCGGTCCGCGCGACCTCGGCGACGTACTTCTACACCCTCGGTTTCGTCACGGAGGAACAGGGTGTGGAGCCCATGGCCGGTGAGCGCCGGGAGGGGTACGACGTGGCCGAACGCGCCCGCCTGATGGCCGACTTCCCCTTGTCGGCCCAGGCCGGCGCGGAGATCTTCACCGACTACGAGGCGCACTTCGAGGAAGGGCTGGCGGTGGTGATCGCCGGGATCGGGGCGCGGTACGGGATCAGGTGA
- a CDS encoding DUF6716 putative glycosyltransferase, with translation MPASATKTRRVAVLADSDTRWKWGALTANRIAPEDSDIRLDGYLLRGRATPTPRQLQEVGVHADSLREVTAVEFLRTMAQESYDVLVLSLVGGGVQAMLHGLKRVWEGQAQRPVVVTGYVGVVYEKLADGLLLRHGADLVLANSRQDAERFRAVYDGVGADSSAVTEVALPFLGGEPYAGEHDPYTVVFAAQPSVPDSRKDRTYLLNRLIQHARKHPEREVLLKLRSKPGEHTTHIEELPYQKLVQGLEPPANFRLVYGNMGEVLDRTDLLVTISSTAALESLHRRIPTVVLTDLGVREVLGNHHFVGSGCLASWDQLDDGHRPTPDEEWVSRQGVCAGGTPSGGGSYEAAFDAARERIAKLLERPGGLPALTPYYTPATAPGYLPGILARHHLGPDGSPLPGAPAHDKEPGPVRQIVRRAARGAYRHGVQRVAPVIRRMGEL, from the coding sequence GTGCCAGCAAGTGCGACGAAGACCCGACGAGTTGCCGTACTCGCGGATTCCGATACCCGGTGGAAATGGGGCGCGCTCACCGCGAACCGTATCGCCCCGGAGGATTCGGACATCCGTCTGGACGGATATCTCCTGCGCGGCCGCGCCACCCCGACCCCCCGCCAGCTCCAGGAGGTCGGCGTCCACGCCGACTCCCTGCGTGAGGTGACCGCCGTCGAGTTCCTGCGCACCATGGCGCAGGAGTCGTACGACGTCCTGGTCCTCTCCCTCGTCGGCGGGGGCGTCCAGGCCATGCTGCACGGCCTGAAGCGGGTCTGGGAGGGGCAGGCGCAGCGGCCCGTGGTCGTCACCGGGTATGTCGGCGTCGTCTACGAGAAGCTCGCCGACGGCCTGCTGCTGCGGCACGGCGCGGACCTCGTCCTCGCCAACTCCCGTCAGGACGCGGAGCGTTTCCGGGCGGTGTACGACGGGGTCGGCGCCGACTCCTCGGCGGTGACCGAGGTGGCGCTGCCGTTCCTCGGCGGCGAGCCCTACGCCGGCGAGCACGACCCGTACACGGTCGTCTTCGCGGCCCAGCCCTCGGTGCCGGACAGCCGCAAGGACCGTACGTACCTGCTGAACCGCCTGATCCAGCACGCCCGCAAGCACCCCGAGCGCGAGGTGCTGCTGAAGCTGCGCTCCAAGCCGGGCGAACACACCACGCACATCGAGGAGTTGCCGTACCAGAAGCTGGTGCAGGGGCTCGAACCGCCGGCCAACTTCCGTCTGGTGTACGGGAACATGGGCGAGGTTCTCGACCGCACCGACCTGCTGGTCACGATCAGCTCCACGGCGGCGCTGGAGTCGCTGCACCGCCGTATCCCCACCGTCGTCCTCACCGACCTCGGCGTGCGCGAGGTGCTCGGCAACCACCACTTCGTGGGCTCCGGCTGCCTCGCCTCCTGGGACCAGCTGGACGACGGGCACCGCCCGACGCCCGACGAGGAGTGGGTGTCCCGGCAGGGCGTCTGCGCTGGGGGTACCCCCTCTGGGGGAGGCTCGTATGAGGCGGCCTTCGACGCGGCCCGCGAGCGCATCGCCAAGCTGCTGGAGCGGCCCGGCGGCCTGCCCGCCCTCACGCCGTACTACACGCCGGCCACCGCGCCCGGCTATCTGCCCGGCATCCTCGCCCGCCACCACCTCGGCCCCGACGGCAGCCCGCTGCCCGGCGCCCCCGCCCACGACAAGGAGCCCGGCCCAGTCCGCCAGATAGTGCGCCGGGCGGCGCGCGGCGCCTACCGCCACGGCGTGCAGCGCGTGGCACCGGTCATCCGGCGGATGGGCGAGCTGTGA
- a CDS encoding polysialyltransferase family glycosyltransferase, translated as MPRTTQIFCASTLYGAATLAAALDAGLFEPADRRLLLVTNNATNPETTPSVDAMPGFDRLRERFDEVLSWNATIAPFHPSGWSPRADDIPMWERYVRLLWNLGDDEVQLAVESVQVNPALALCQLFTGAPVDVYADGLISYGPTRDKIDPLVGTRIGRLLHLDLVPGLTPLLLTEFGVPTELVPSEAFLKVLGELAEAETDLPTAPADATDARPALLLGQYLGALGILTDAEEEDLHRQMVRGAVALGHRRLVFKPHPVAPARWSRLLEDEAKNLGAELTLLDRPVLAEVAFQRLRPALVVGCFSTALLTAAGLYGVPVARVGTDTLLARLAPYQNSNRVPLTIVDALLPDVADASAVSGWAMPPRERVDELAALLKAVGFAMQPKIYPGLRDAAEAYLSQHLTPHTWRYFKRKRLTSLALPGAVPAQLSFIPRNATVRRLARRARALKRAAVKG; from the coding sequence ATGCCTCGCACCACCCAGATCTTCTGCGCCTCGACGCTGTACGGCGCCGCGACCCTGGCCGCCGCCCTGGACGCCGGGCTCTTCGAACCGGCCGACCGCCGGCTGCTGCTGGTCACCAACAACGCGACCAACCCCGAGACCACCCCGTCCGTCGACGCGATGCCGGGCTTCGACCGGCTGCGTGAGCGTTTCGACGAGGTGCTGTCCTGGAACGCGACCATCGCGCCGTTCCACCCCAGCGGCTGGTCGCCCCGCGCGGACGACATCCCCATGTGGGAGCGGTACGTACGGCTGCTGTGGAACCTCGGCGACGACGAGGTGCAGCTGGCCGTCGAGTCCGTCCAGGTCAATCCGGCCCTCGCGCTGTGCCAGCTGTTCACCGGCGCTCCCGTCGACGTCTACGCCGACGGCCTCATAAGCTACGGCCCCACGCGCGACAAGATCGACCCGCTGGTCGGCACCCGCATCGGGCGCCTCCTGCACCTCGATCTCGTCCCGGGCCTCACCCCGCTGCTGCTCACCGAGTTCGGCGTCCCGACCGAACTGGTGCCGTCCGAGGCGTTCCTGAAGGTGCTCGGTGAACTCGCCGAGGCGGAGACCGATCTGCCCACCGCTCCCGCGGACGCCACCGACGCCCGGCCGGCCCTGCTGCTCGGCCAGTACCTCGGCGCGCTCGGCATCCTCACCGACGCCGAGGAGGAGGACCTGCACCGGCAGATGGTCCGCGGCGCCGTCGCACTCGGCCACCGCAGGCTCGTGTTCAAGCCGCACCCCGTCGCCCCGGCCCGCTGGTCGCGGCTCCTGGAGGACGAGGCGAAGAACCTGGGCGCCGAACTCACCCTCCTGGACCGGCCCGTACTCGCCGAGGTGGCCTTCCAGCGGCTACGGCCCGCCCTCGTCGTCGGCTGCTTCTCGACCGCGCTGCTGACGGCGGCCGGTCTGTACGGCGTCCCGGTCGCACGGGTCGGCACCGACACCCTGCTGGCCCGGCTCGCGCCCTACCAGAACAGCAACCGCGTCCCGCTGACCATCGTCGACGCCCTGCTGCCCGACGTCGCGGACGCCTCCGCGGTCAGCGGCTGGGCGATGCCCCCGCGCGAGCGGGTGGACGAACTGGCCGCGCTGCTCAAGGCGGTCGGGTTCGCGATGCAGCCGAAGATCTATCCGGGGCTGCGCGACGCGGCCGAGGCCTACCTCTCCCAGCACCTCACCCCGCACACCTGGCGCTACTTCAAGCGCAAGCGCCTGACCTCGCTGGCCCTGCCGGGCGCCGTACCGGCCCAGCTCTCCTTCATCCCGCGCAACGCGACCGTACGCCGACTGGCGCGCCGGGCGCGGGCGCTGAAGCGCGCGGCGGTGAAGGGCTAG
- a CDS encoding acyltransferase, with the protein MSAADQATAPHIRLPLSDRPPVRPRAASRLRALDGLRLMAALMVCMYHFTGKNGEVANSWHQSPGVMFPTLSQLSTYGSLGVQFFFVISGFVICMSSWGRSLGDFFRSRISRLYPAYWVAIVMVTGAAVLLPVVVHPVRPDEFLVNLTMMQQPLGVPRVLGVCWTLWVELKFYVLFALFVIWKGVTYRRVVTFCILWTLAGAFARVADNPLTDELVMRDHAPFFIGGLALYLIHRFGSDLLLWGIVGMSFLLGQRYSVMALWHPGAQGEFHRSPYVIQAIVFCAFAAVAMVALGWTRWANWRWLTVAGALTYPFYLIHEHLGWFFIRVLHRGLGLGSYPTLALSVLSLLGLAWLMHRFVEKPFGPKLKRKLVLPSR; encoded by the coding sequence ATGAGCGCGGCTGACCAGGCCACGGCACCGCACATACGGCTGCCCCTGTCCGACCGGCCGCCCGTCCGGCCCCGGGCGGCGAGTCGGCTGCGCGCCCTGGACGGGCTGCGGCTGATGGCCGCGCTGATGGTGTGCATGTACCACTTCACCGGCAAGAACGGCGAGGTCGCCAACTCCTGGCACCAGTCCCCCGGGGTCATGTTCCCGACGCTGTCGCAGCTGTCCACCTACGGCAGCCTGGGCGTGCAGTTCTTCTTCGTCATCAGCGGCTTCGTGATCTGCATGAGCAGCTGGGGCCGCAGCCTCGGCGACTTCTTCCGCTCGCGGATCTCCCGCCTCTACCCGGCGTACTGGGTGGCCATCGTCATGGTCACCGGCGCGGCGGTCCTCCTGCCGGTCGTCGTCCACCCGGTCCGGCCGGACGAGTTCCTGGTCAACCTCACGATGATGCAGCAGCCGCTGGGCGTGCCGCGGGTCCTGGGGGTGTGCTGGACGCTGTGGGTGGAGCTGAAGTTCTACGTGCTCTTCGCGCTGTTCGTGATCTGGAAGGGCGTCACCTACCGCCGCGTGGTCACCTTCTGCATCCTGTGGACGCTCGCCGGCGCCTTCGCCCGGGTCGCCGACAACCCGCTGACCGACGAGCTGGTGATGCGCGACCACGCCCCGTTCTTCATCGGCGGCCTCGCGCTGTACCTGATCCACCGCTTCGGCAGCGACCTGCTGCTGTGGGGGATCGTGGGCATGTCCTTCCTGCTGGGCCAGCGCTACTCGGTCATGGCGCTGTGGCACCCCGGGGCGCAGGGCGAGTTCCACCGCAGTCCGTACGTCATCCAGGCCATCGTCTTCTGCGCGTTCGCCGCCGTCGCGATGGTGGCGCTGGGCTGGACGCGCTGGGCCAACTGGCGCTGGCTGACGGTGGCGGGGGCACTGACGTACCCCTTCTACCTGATCCACGAGCACCTGGGCTGGTTCTTCATCCGGGTGCTGCACCGGGGCCTCGGCCTTGGCTCCTACCCGACGCTGGCGCTGTCCGTGCTGAGCCTGCTCGGGCTGGCCTGGCTGATGCACCGGTTCGTGGAGAAGCCGTTCGGGCCGAAGCTGAAGCGGAAGCTGGTCCTGCCGTCGCGGTGA
- a CDS encoding glycosyltransferase family 2 protein, with protein MTNRPPTLSVIVPCYNIESYVPETVTSLVNNERDDFEFIFVEDRSTKDKTYEALLTLTKRLKNSRVIRHEQNGGLATARNTGIDASEGRYLTFLDGDDWLAPGYLADLVDAIEWFDVDFVRTDHVQVTGIERTVHRAPEGRRHTPLDPRTSILPVDDTTMVDYPYAWAGVYHRRLLDQGMLRFHDGLKTAEDRPWIWDLHRRAESYAVASLRGVFYRRGVASSLTQIGDVRQLDFFRSFDLVLAELAGDPEVGRLRKKALRNYCVVIAHQLLSRGRFERSIAAKLKQMAAEALGRMSEDELEEALVGMGEERVYMLRRIRGGMKGVAA; from the coding sequence GTGACCAACCGCCCCCCGACACTGTCCGTGATCGTCCCGTGCTACAACATCGAGTCGTACGTACCGGAGACGGTGACCAGTCTGGTCAACAACGAACGGGACGACTTCGAGTTCATCTTCGTCGAGGACAGGTCCACCAAGGACAAGACGTACGAAGCGCTGCTGACGCTGACGAAGAGACTCAAGAACAGCCGGGTGATACGGCACGAGCAGAACGGCGGACTGGCCACCGCGCGCAACACCGGAATCGATGCCTCGGAGGGCCGCTACCTCACCTTCCTCGACGGTGACGACTGGCTGGCGCCGGGCTATCTCGCGGATCTCGTCGACGCCATCGAGTGGTTCGACGTCGACTTCGTACGGACCGACCACGTGCAGGTCACCGGCATCGAGCGGACCGTCCACCGGGCGCCTGAGGGACGGCGGCACACCCCGCTGGACCCGCGCACCTCGATCCTCCCCGTCGACGACACGACCATGGTCGACTACCCGTACGCCTGGGCCGGCGTCTACCACCGCCGCCTCCTCGACCAGGGCATGCTCCGCTTCCACGACGGACTGAAGACCGCCGAGGACCGCCCCTGGATCTGGGACCTGCACCGCAGGGCCGAGTCCTACGCCGTCGCCAGCCTGCGCGGCGTCTTCTACCGCCGGGGCGTGGCCAGTTCGCTGACCCAGATCGGCGACGTGCGCCAGCTGGACTTCTTCCGCTCCTTCGACCTCGTCCTCGCCGAGCTCGCCGGGGACCCCGAGGTGGGCAGGCTGCGCAAGAAGGCGCTGCGCAACTACTGCGTGGTCATCGCCCACCAGCTGCTCAGCCGGGGCCGGTTCGAGCGCAGCATCGCGGCCAAGCTGAAGCAGATGGCCGCCGAGGCGCTGGGCCGGATGTCGGAGGACGAACTGGAAGAGGCTCTCGTCGGGATGGGCGAGGAGCGCGTGTACATGCTGCGCCGGATACGGGGCGGCATGAAGGGAGTGGCGGCATGA
- a CDS encoding N-acylneuraminate cytidylyltransferase produces MSNPQAGQGTSVPRVLAVIPARGGSKGVPAKNLMPVGGVPLVARAVRECRASRLVTDVVVSTDDQGIAAAARQAGAEVVLRPAAIAGDTATSEAAVLHAMDAHEALHGSPVDVVLLVQCTSPFIVREDIDGVVKAIVANGADTSLTVAPFHGFVWRHGDDEPTAAVRAERRAAEAGTDTVATRTTTSGGGYGVNHDKSFRPRRQDRPQDFLETGAAYAMDAHGFREHRHRFFGRTELVRTDPARVLEIDDPHDLARARALAPLFDADRPGALPTADDIDAVVLDFDGTQTDDRVLIDADGKEFVSVHRGDGLGIAALRKSGLKMLILSTEQNPVVAARARKLQIPVLHGIDRKDLALKQWCEEQGIAPERVLYVGNDVNDLPCFALVGWPVAVASAHDVVRGAARAVTATPGGDGAIREIASWILGPSLDSLTK; encoded by the coding sequence ATGTCCAACCCGCAAGCAGGTCAAGGCACTTCGGTGCCGCGCGTGCTCGCCGTGATCCCCGCGCGCGGCGGCTCCAAGGGCGTGCCCGCGAAGAACCTCATGCCCGTCGGCGGCGTGCCGCTGGTGGCGCGTGCCGTGCGTGAGTGCCGGGCTTCGAGGCTCGTCACGGACGTCGTCGTCTCCACCGACGACCAGGGCATCGCGGCCGCCGCCCGCCAGGCCGGCGCCGAGGTCGTGCTGCGCCCTGCCGCCATCGCCGGCGACACCGCCACCTCCGAGGCGGCCGTACTGCACGCCATGGACGCCCACGAGGCGCTGCACGGCTCCCCGGTGGACGTGGTCCTGCTCGTGCAGTGCACCAGCCCCTTCATCGTGCGCGAGGACATCGACGGCGTGGTCAAGGCGATCGTCGCCAACGGCGCCGACACCTCCCTGACCGTCGCGCCCTTCCACGGCTTCGTGTGGCGCCACGGCGACGACGAGCCCACGGCGGCCGTACGCGCCGAGCGCCGGGCGGCCGAGGCCGGCACGGACACCGTCGCCACCCGCACCACCACCTCCGGCGGCGGCTACGGCGTCAACCACGACAAGTCCTTCCGCCCGCGCCGCCAGGACCGTCCCCAGGACTTCCTGGAGACCGGCGCCGCCTACGCGATGGACGCGCACGGCTTCCGCGAGCACAGGCACCGCTTCTTCGGCCGCACCGAGCTCGTGCGCACCGACCCCGCCCGGGTCCTGGAGATCGACGATCCGCACGACCTGGCCCGCGCCCGCGCGCTGGCGCCGCTGTTCGACGCGGACCGGCCCGGCGCCCTCCCGACCGCCGACGACATCGACGCGGTCGTACTGGACTTCGACGGCACCCAGACCGACGACCGGGTGCTGATCGACGCCGATGGAAAGGAGTTCGTCTCCGTGCACCGCGGAGACGGCCTCGGCATCGCCGCCCTGCGCAAGAGCGGGCTGAAGATGCTGATCCTGTCCACGGAGCAGAACCCGGTCGTCGCCGCCCGCGCACGGAAGCTGCAGATTCCCGTGCTGCACGGCATCGACCGGAAAGACCTCGCACTGAAGCAGTGGTGCGAGGAGCAGGGCATCGCGCCTGAGCGCGTGCTCTACGTCGGCAACGACGTCAACGACCTCCCGTGCTTCGCCCTCGTGGGCTGGCCCGTGGCGGTCGCGAGCGCCCACGACGTCGTGCGCGGCGCCGCACGCGCGGTCACCGCCACCCCCGGTGGCGACGGCGCGATCCGAGAGATCGCCAGCTGGATCCTCGGCCCCTCTCTCGATTCCCTCACCAAGTAA
- a CDS encoding FAD-dependent oxidoreductase — translation MTVRTDVLIVGAGPTGLTLGIDLARRGVDALVVERADRLFPGSRGKGIQPRTMEVFDDLGVLDAIHAAGGSYPVGVIWQDGKRAGEHRMFDPAEVTDDSPYAEPWMVPQWRTQEILFGRLEELGGKVAFGREVVGVTQDAEGVTAHFAGGESIRARYVVAADGGRSVLRRALGIGMTGETVDPNPILVADVRITGLDRDNWHIFPPRGEGDGFLAICPLAGTEDFQVVAQFAEGASVDVSLEGIRKVVAARSHLAPEDVTEVRWASDFRPRAALADRFRDGRVFLAGDAAHVHSPAGGQGLNTSVQDAYNLGWKLGAVLRDGADEALLGTYEEERRAIAADMLGLSTSVHRGEVRRGEATRQLGLGYRESSLTEETRKTPGAVRAGDRAPDGVVEDVRLFDAFRGPHWTVVAVGGAEAAGLPDTVRVVRGGRAQEAYGTGLFLVRPDGYVGWAGDQAAGVVAYLGRFGVR, via the coding sequence ATGACGGTACGGACCGATGTGCTGATCGTGGGTGCGGGCCCCACCGGCCTCACCCTCGGCATCGACCTCGCACGGCGCGGAGTGGACGCGCTGGTCGTCGAGCGGGCCGACAGGCTCTTCCCCGGATCGCGCGGCAAGGGCATCCAGCCGCGCACGATGGAGGTCTTCGACGACCTGGGCGTGCTCGACGCGATCCACGCGGCGGGCGGCAGCTACCCGGTCGGGGTGATCTGGCAGGACGGGAAGCGGGCCGGCGAGCACCGGATGTTCGACCCGGCGGAGGTGACGGACGACTCGCCGTATGCCGAGCCGTGGATGGTGCCGCAGTGGCGGACGCAGGAGATCCTGTTCGGCCGGCTGGAGGAGCTGGGCGGGAAGGTCGCCTTCGGCCGGGAGGTCGTCGGTGTGACGCAGGACGCGGAGGGCGTGACCGCGCACTTCGCGGGCGGCGAGAGCATCCGTGCGCGGTACGTCGTCGCCGCCGACGGTGGCCGTTCGGTGCTGCGGCGGGCCCTCGGCATCGGCATGACCGGGGAGACCGTCGACCCGAACCCGATCCTGGTGGCGGACGTCAGGATCACGGGCCTGGACCGCGACAACTGGCACATCTTCCCGCCGCGCGGGGAGGGCGACGGCTTCCTGGCCATCTGCCCGCTCGCGGGTACGGAGGACTTCCAGGTCGTGGCCCAGTTCGCGGAGGGGGCGTCGGTGGACGTCTCCCTGGAGGGCATACGCAAGGTCGTCGCGGCTCGGTCCCACCTCGCCCCCGAGGACGTGACCGAGGTGCGCTGGGCCTCGGACTTCCGGCCGCGGGCGGCGCTGGCGGACCGGTTCCGGGACGGGCGGGTGTTCCTCGCGGGGGATGCCGCGCACGTCCACTCACCGGCCGGGGGGCAGGGGCTCAACACCAGCGTGCAGGACGCCTACAACCTGGGGTGGAAGCTGGGGGCGGTGCTGCGGGACGGGGCGGACGAGGCTCTGCTGGGCACGTACGAGGAGGAGCGGCGGGCCATCGCGGCGGACATGCTGGGGTTGTCGACGAGCGTGCATCGCGGGGAGGTGCGGCGCGGGGAGGCTACGCGTCAACTGGGGCTGGGGTACCGGGAGTCGAGCCTTACGGAGGAGACGCGTAAGACGCCGGGGGCGGTGCGGGCCGGGGATCGGGCGCCGGACGGGGTGGTGGAGGACGTACGGCTGTTTGACGCCTTCCGGGGACCGCACTGGACGGTGGTCGCGGTGGGCGGCGCGGAGGCGGCCGGGCTGCCGGATACGGTGCGGGTGGTTCGAGGGGGCCGCGCGCAGGAGGCGTACGGCACCGGGTTGTTCCTTGTGCGGCCGGACGGTTATGTGGGGTGGGCCGGGGACCAGGCAGCCGGGGTCGTGGCCTACCTGGGCCGGTTCGGGGTTCGCTAG